Part of the Henckelia pumila isolate YLH828 chromosome 2, ASM3356847v2, whole genome shotgun sequence genome is shown below.
CTTGCATCATTCAATCACCGCTTAGATCCAGAGTCCTGTACCAAACTATTTGATGCAAATAACCGTACCAGACTAATGTGATATCCAGCATGTCACCTTTGGATTATTGCTTGTTAATACCTACTACATAAAAGATCTCTATAAAGTACTTTACTTTGAGGCTATATTTGTGAATTGATTGTTACATAATACACCCAATTGAGGGCGTATAAGAGATGTCAGTATGTGCTGCGCTAGATCTTTGTCAAATGCTTACTAGTTCAATTGTCAAATTACAGGCAGAAGCAAAAAAGAAGGACAATGAGGAGGAAAAACAGAGAAAGAAACATGGTAAGAAGCAGTCTAAACATCGGAAACGCTCATCATCGAAAagtgattctgattctgaagaTACTGAGATTAATGGGAAAAAACAATCGGAGAGTTTTCAAAAACGTCAAAAATATGAAGAATCTTCTCGTAAAAAGGCTCAGAATTCCGATGATGAATCTAGCGAAAGGGATTATAGAAGAAAGAGATATTATGACAAGCAGTACAAAGAAGGGCAATCTGGTGGCAATCAGGATAACGATTACAGTAGTGGACGGTCGAAAGATCCTTACGAATTTCAACATCCAGAATTTTCTTCAGAACGACGACAGATCAAATCTCATTATGACAACCAAAATGGCCATCTTGATCACAAACATGACAAAAGTGATGATGCACGGAAAATAAAGAAGGGTCATCATGATTATGAATTCAAAGAACGTGTTTCAGAAAAGCATTCTGAATCTCGTAACGACAAGCAAGAACATATTTCAGAAAGGCATTCTGAATCTCACTATGACAAGCGAAGCCGGCTGAAATCTTCTCAAAAGCCACCAAGACCTGATTCAAACAATAGGGTTCGAAATTCTGTTAAACTTTCAGCAGACGATAGAGCTGCTAAACTGCGGGAGATGCAAATGGATGCTGAACTGCACGAAGAGCATAGATGGAAAAGGCTTAAGAAGGCTGCGGAAAATGAAGCTCAGGAAGCTCTCCGTGATCACGCATCTGCAGGGAGAAACTTCTTGGATACCGCTCAGAAAAGTATATATGGTACTGAGAAGGGAGGAAGCTCGACCATCGAGGAGAGTGTTCGGCGTCGAACTCATTATTCACAGGGAAGGTCAGATACTGATAAGAACGCTTTCCGACGATAATGATGAGTCATGTTTTGTTGAGGAGATCCAGAATGTTTCCCTGTCCCTTCAATATATCAAGACAAGCGACTGCCCGATGTATCTGATGTATGTACCAATCTTGCCTGTTCCGTTTGCATTTACAAGAAAGAATTTGGCCTACTGTTGCGATCCAATGGCTGCATAAAAGAGAGTTATGTTCTTGTGCTTGCACTCGGCAGCCGGCAGTGTAAAGTAGCAAGTCAGTTCAACTACAAACCCATATGCTTCAGTTCAGTTCCTTGATATCATGTTCTGTCTATTACTGCACGTGTTTAATTTTCGAATTTCTGTGTTGATATCAGCTGAGATTCTCGATAATGGTTTGAGTAGAATTTGCCGCCGGGATGGTCTGTCAAAACAATTTATATGCGGGCAATGAGTCTTGGCTGT
Proteins encoded:
- the LOC140882775 gene encoding uncharacterized protein isoform X2, producing the protein MALKFLNKKGWHTGSLRNIENVWKAEQKHDAEQKKLEELRKQIHEERERSEFRQLQEQAGLIPKQERLDFLYESGLAVGKGTSGFKALESLPKNDPENAAPSSSVTNSAAATALQSAVPGALFEEKPQSANDAWRKLHSDPLLLIRRREQEALARVKNNPVQMAMIRKSVTKKKDNEEEKQRKKHGKKQSKHRKRSSSKSDSDSEDTEINGKKQSESFQKRQKYEESSRKKAQNSDDESSERDYRRKRYYDKQYKEGQSGGNQDNDYSSGRSKDPYEFQHPEFSSERRQIKSHYDNQNGHLDHKHDKSDDARKIKKGHHDYEFKERVSEKHSESRNDKQEHISERHSESHYDKRSRLKSSQKPPRPDSNNRVRNSVKLSADDRAAKLREMQMDAELHEEHRWKRLKKAAENEAQEALRDHASAGRNFLDTAQKSIYGTEKGGSSTIEESVRRRTHYSQGRSDTDKNAFRR
- the LOC140882775 gene encoding uncharacterized protein isoform X1, with amino-acid sequence MALKFLNKKGWHTGSLRNIENVWKAEQKHDAEQKKLEELRKQIHEERERSEFRQLQEQAGLIPKQERLDFLYESGLAVGKGTSGFKALESLPKNDPENAAPSSSVTNSAAATALQSAVPGALFEEKPQSANDAWRKLHSDPLLLIRRREQEALARVKNNPVQMAMIRKSAEAKKKDNEEEKQRKKHGKKQSKHRKRSSSKSDSDSEDTEINGKKQSESFQKRQKYEESSRKKAQNSDDESSERDYRRKRYYDKQYKEGQSGGNQDNDYSSGRSKDPYEFQHPEFSSERRQIKSHYDNQNGHLDHKHDKSDDARKIKKGHHDYEFKERVSEKHSESRNDKQEHISERHSESHYDKRSRLKSSQKPPRPDSNNRVRNSVKLSADDRAAKLREMQMDAELHEEHRWKRLKKAAENEAQEALRDHASAGRNFLDTAQKSIYGTEKGGSSTIEESVRRRTHYSQGRSDTDKNAFRR